In Phalacrocorax aristotelis chromosome 6, bGulAri2.1, whole genome shotgun sequence, one DNA window encodes the following:
- the LOC142058900 gene encoding protein FAM163A-like, protein MTAGTVVITGGILATVILLCIIAVLCYCRLQYYCCKKDDSDEEEEEEEEEEEPDLPMHSHLGTCNACNSRMVDGPGSPAPAPSELNQHGAHNYCPTCSPYGSPFYIRTADMVRNGGERVTYTPACYKEMGPPINMATLQSYPVSRHSLLRESFPNPRAISTEV, encoded by the exons ATGACAGCGGGAACTGTTGTTATCACCGGGGGAATCCTAGCGACGGTGATCCTACTGTGCATCATTGCCGTGCTCTGCTACTGTAGGCTACAG TATTATTGCTGCAAGAAAGATGACTCcgatgaggaagaggaggaggaggaggaagaggaagagccTGACCTTCCCATGCACTCGCACCTCGGCACATGCAATGCCTGCAACTCCCGCATGGTGGATGGCCCGGGCAGCcccgcgcctgcccccagcGAGCTCAACCAGCACGGGGCTCACAACTACTGCCCGACCTGCTCCCCCTACGGCTCCCCCTTTTACATCCGGACTGCCGACATGGTGCGCAACGGGGGCGAGAGGGTCACCTACACCCCCGCGTGCTACAAGGAGATGGGGCCGCCCATCAACATGGCCACCCTGCAAAGCTACCCGGTGAGCCGCCACAGCCTCCTCCGGGAGAGCTTCCCGAACCCGCGGGCTATCAGCACGGAGGTGTAG